Genomic segment of Arachis stenosperma cultivar V10309 chromosome 4, arast.V10309.gnm1.PFL2, whole genome shotgun sequence:
CAGATATAGGAAAATCAAGCAACATGGTCATTGGCAGTGGAATCGGGTGCTGTTTTGTacgatgaagaagaagatattaTGGGGATTTTGCAAGCACAAAATGAGGAAATAACGGCGAAGGGAAGGCTGgcgaagcaaaaagaaaaggcGAGAAGGAGTCggccaaaaaataaaaataaggtgAGTAAAAATTTGTTTAAATGATTGTGAGCTGTTGGAATATAAGTGGGTTGAGGGGGGACGGAAAATTGAGCATGGTGAAATCtttgaagaaaaaatataaCTTGAACATGTTAGGACTGCTTGAAACAAAAAGAGAAGTGCTTACTAAATATGATATTGCAAGGTTGTGGGGAAGTATTACTGCTAGTTGGGAGTTTGTGGAGTCTGTAGGGACAGCTAGGGGTCTGTTATTGGTTTGGAATGATGGAGTGTTTAAAGTACATAATAGCTATAAAGGTGAGCGGTGGCTGTGCGTTGAAGGAGTGTTAACAAGGACCAACTTCCTTTATGCTTTTTGTTTGGTGTACGGGGCGCATGGGAGGGAGGCGAAGAGGGGGGTATGGGACGAACTGAGTTATGTGGCGGGTTTGTGTCGGGttcctttttgctttttaggGGACTTTAATGAAAATTTACAAGTTGAGGATCGCAAAGGAGTGACTAGATTGCCGGCATCATCGGAAGAGTTTAAGAGCTGGGTGCATGACATGCAGTTGATGGATTTGCCTCTTACTGATAAGAAGTATACATGGTTTCGGGGTCGATCTTGTAGTTGGATTGATAGAGTTCTGGTCAATATTGAATGGACTGAGAAGTTTCTAGATATTCGGCTAAAAGGTGACCCGAGGGGTTTGTCCGATCACTGCTCGTTGATATTGGAAGGTACAAGATTAGGAGGGGGCCCTAGACCATTTAGAAGCCTGGATTCCTGGTTTACGCATGAGGGATTTCTGAGAATGGCGAAGAATGAACGGAGAAGCTTGGGAGAAGCACAGTTCACGTGTAAACTGAGGGCATTAACAGTACCACTGCGGCAATGGCACAACGATAACTTCAGGGACATGGATAAGAGACTTATGCGGTTTGAGGAGGAGATCACAAGGCTGGACAATTTAGTTAGTGATGGGATCTATGATGGTACAACGGAGGCTAGAAGGAAGGTGCTGGTGAGCTTTTGTGAAAAATGGTACATTAGGAAGGAAATCCACTGGAAACAGATGTCTCGGTCCAAGCATGCTGCCAACATGGATAAGAATACCAGATACTTTCATAACATTGCCTCGGCCAGAAGACGGAATAACAGGATCGATGCCCTGATGATACATGGAAGACTTGTGCGAAATCAGGTGAGAATAAAATGTGCAATTAGAGGGTTCTACAAGGATTTATATCGACAGGAATATGTCCCGAGGATTGGAGTCAGGGATGGTTTGGTGAAGCATATCCATAGAGATGAGGCTGAAGCTCTGGAAGTGATGCCGTCGGAGGAGGAAATCAAGGAGGCAGTGTGGGACTGCGAATCTTCCAAGGCCCCAAGAAGTGATGGGTACAACATGAACTTCATAAAGAAATGCTGGAAGGATATTGGGCCAGAATTCATTGCAGCGGTGCTGGGGTTCTTTCAAAGTGCTAAGTTGCCGACGGATGTGAATGTAACGTGGGTGATACTAGCCCCAAAGTTTGAAGGTGCAAAGGAGGTAAAGGATTTCAGGCTGATTAGTATGGTGTGGTGCGTGTATAAAGTATTTTTGAAGGTGTTGGTGAGAAGGATGCGATCTGTTATGCCGAGGTTGGTCGGAGAGACTCAGACTGCATTTGTAAAGGGTAGGAAAATTCATGATGACGCACTCATAGCCTGCGGACGGTTCATTGGCTAAAGACGCGGAAAAAGAAAGCGGCTATTATCAAACTGGAATTTCATAAAGTTTATGATAGAGTAAGATGGAATTTTGTTGATATTGTGCTCCATAAAATGGGCTTCGGCCAAAGGTGGAGGAATTAGGTGAAGGAGTATGTTACTACGGCTACTATGGCAGTCCTGGTAAACGGGTCACCATCCAAGCCATTCAAGATGGAGGGAGGACTAAGACAAGGGGACCCCCTTTCTCCACTTCTGTTCGTGCTAGTTGTCGATGTTTTGCATAGGATGTTAGGGGAAGCTATCAGGAATGGGCGCATTGCTCTGCTGCTGGTAGGGGGAGATCATATTGAATTGTCACACTTACAATTTGTGGATGACACCATTTTGTTCTGCCCACCAGAGACTGAAACAGTTGTGAACTATAAAAGACTGTTGCGGTGTTTTGAATTGATGTCTGGACTGAgcataaattttgataaatcgAATCTGATCTTAGTGAACTGTGAGCAGGGATGGATTAATCATGCGTGTGGACTAATGGGATGCCAGCAAGCCGCTTTACCGGTTAGATACTTGGGGATTTCTCTAGGAGCAAATCCGCGCCTAGTGAAGACTTGGAAACCAATCATAGATAAGGTGGAACAGAAGCTTAGCTTATGGAAAGCGAAGGTTTTGAATAAATCAGGTAAGCTTGTCCTGATCAAATCGGTACTGAATAACCACCCCATATATTACCTATGTCTGTACAAGATGCCGAAGGCGGTGGCGGACAAGCTGATTGCATTACAAAAGAACTTTATGTGGTGCAAGGAGGACGGCAACTATAGTATACCTTTGGTCAAGTGGGAGCTGGTTCAGGCTCCAAAAAAGGCTGGGGGCTTGGGAGTTGGTGATGCAGTGCTGAGAAACACAGCGCTCCTGTTTAAGTGGTGGTGGCAGTTTTCAAAGGAGGATTGCCCGCTGTGGAAGAAGATTGTTTGTTCATGCAACAAGTTGAACCCGGATGTAATGCTAGCAACTCAGTCTATGCCAGTAAAAGGAGGGCCTTGGAAAGACATATGTCAGCTGAATATCAAAGAACCACGGATTCGAGGTAAAGTGGTGAGTGGCCTGGCGATGAAAGTAGGCAATGGTAGGAAAACCCGGTTTTGGAAAGATAACTGGGTTCAAGGCGGTGCTCTGAAAGTGAGCTttccaagactcttctctgtttcAAGCCAACAAGGATATGTCATTGAGGATTGTGGATTTTGGGATGGACTGGAGTGGATATGAAATTTTCAATGGGAGCTGGAACTTGTCCATCAGCTCCGTGAAAGGTTAAGGCCAGTGAAGTTATCATCTGGACGCGAGGACAATGTGGTGTGGAAGTTTGATAATAAAGGTGTTTTTTCTACCAACTCTTTTATGCAGGTCATACAATCGGAGACGCTGTCACAAGCTATAGCTTCACGAGTTCACTTTGGAAAGGTTTGGTACCTCCGATAATTGAGCTTTTTGGGTGGTTTGTGCTAGTTGGTAGAGTTAACACCAAGGAGAGGTTGACTAAACTAGGAGTTAACATTCACAGTGATAGTATTTGTGTACTGTGTACCAAGGAAATAGAATCTGCTGAGCATTTATTTCTTCATTGTGAGGTAACATGGCAGATGTGGTGCAATTGGTTGAGGTCTTTTAGTAGAGAGTGGGTAATTCCTGGAACCATTAAAGAACTGTTTGAGAGTTGGATTGGCATGCACAACAGACAACAAAGGCAGAAGATGTGGATGACAACATTCTTTGCAGTGATTTGGAACATCTGGTTGGAACGTAATGCACGAATCTTCAATAATAAAAGAGCAAGTATTGAGGGAATTCAAACAAGGACGTTGTTGAGCTACACAGAGTGGCGTGGATGTGATCTTGTGGGGGGCTGATGACAGTGCTGGAGATGCTAGCGGGTTGATTTAATTTGTATGTAGCTCttttatgtttcttttctttgatcACTCCACTTTAAAGTGTTGAGCTTCCTTtgttgcaaaaaaaaaaaaaatagttgcTTCAACGTGGAAGATATACAATTTTGCAACACcctaatatttttgtaattaaatttcacGTGTGAGATGGTTGAGAATAGAGCATAGTTGTTAGAATCCAAGCGAATCGATCAAGTTACTGGACATTAGATTATTAGTTCAATTGGTGAGTCACTAATTGAATCAGTTAGCCCGGtcctatgtaaataaaaaacataaaatagtcaaaaacttaaaattaaaatttaaaatatatattgacgAACGGATTTCTGCTAGTAAAGAATTCACAAATAAGTTCTCGTTGctagtatagtttctaaaccaacagagaatcttTTCGTACAAAAAACTTTggttgtcacttaagcaaacccaataaaattaataaccgaagtatttaaacctcgggtcgtctctcaagaaattgcagggaggtgtagttattattggttatgagattgtatctttttgggtttttgtaaaggttgaacaaggaatgtaaatgacaagaaaataaactaatgaTTAAGAAAACTCTTgtcaaggtatgaaaactggacgtcctatcctagttatccttatcgattgtgatgagaattatctattgctcccactttgttaacccttactaaataaaggaaagccaagtggactaattaatttgattcctcaagttctagtcaactcctaaggaaagactagctttagagggatccaaacCAACCAGCAAATTCCAatcatcaatcaacaaaggagtttgataactcaagtgtctccaattactcaaccaaaaccaaaagggaaaaaatctaaattaaagtGAAAGCATTAATAacataaatagaagaaagcaatcataaacctgaaatacctcaaattgcattaaataaagaaaatcaattctaacatggagttcataaaccaaattgtcAACATAAAGTAATCAACAAGGAAATAAGTAAACTAGAAAGctagaacaaataaaagtagaagagaaattaaattaaaggaacattgaacctggaattgagaagaaatatatctaaaactaagagaaatcctaaatcctaaaacctagagaaaggagagagcctctctctctagaaactacgtctaaaacctaaaattgtgaatactGGAATTAATGAACATGATTCCCCCATTCTGTAGCCTCTATTCTGTCTTCTCGGGCTTGGAATTGGGTCCAAACTCGGCCCAAAATCGCCTCCAGCGTTTTCTGTGATTTCTGCAGATCAcacatgtcacgcgtacgcgtcaggcacgcgcacgcgtcgtctTTGCATAACTCCAttccacgcgtacacgtcacgTACGCGCACGCGTTGCTGTGAAAATCTCCAGATCACACgcacgcgtgagccatgcgtgcgcgtcgatgctcgctggttatctcctttttttcttgtgctccttccatttttgcatgtttcctttttgtcctctaagccattcctgccctataaagcctgaaaatacttaacacacagatcacggcatcgaatggtataaagaagaattaaaatacacaaattaaaggcttaggaagcaagttttcaaccatagaacaaaACTAgaaaggaattgtaaaaccatgcaatttgtatgaataagtgtgcaaagaCTTGATAACAACCtttcaattgagcacaagataaaccataaaatagtggtttatcaaccttcccacacttaaacattagcatgtcctcatgctaaattcaagagaaactgaaaaagagTGAAGGCAGAATGGTGGAATCTATGCAATGCAATCTATCTAAATGCAAGCTATCTAAATGAATCATGCAGTTGTAATTACTAtccacctatatatatatagggcTTACATGTGGTTAAATTGAGTCAAATTtttcaaggaatcatatatgCACAACCAAGGGTTAAATCATATTAAAACATATTCACAATTGAGTTGGGTTAATCAAAAGAGTTcacaaacttgcaagacaaaCAGTGATCAAACATGGACATATGGAGatgagctattgaaccctcactgggtTTGTATATGCACTCTGATCACTCTGTGTTTGGGgttaatcactctactcttctctagtcattCTTTCTAagactttgttcttcatctaactaATCAACAAATATTCAATGTACAaatacaaacatcatgaggtcttttcaaagTTGTAATGGGGTCAAGGCAAGGGTGATGGTATATGTACGGCCAAGTGAGCTTtaaattgaatccttgattagtctaagttctcacctaacatatacatactctaTACAACTCTAAAATtatgcctagctacccaaatttcCCATTTttgtatcacatactcatgcatcaacttttcttttaatttgtatcacatatgcattgatcttttacTAAACTTAatattggggtaattttgtccccttatttatttatttaattatagaatttttttttggaaaataaaCACAGCACATCAATGCACGtggtattttaattattttggtcTCACATGAGCATGCAcccaaattttaaatattttgtcaaTTTAACACTTTCCTATCAACCCAAGTTCCCACGGTTCCTCACACTTAATTGacacacaatctctatcttaagctaaccaaagattcaattttggggtaattaaattatttttcttcttaagactagtgatgtggtaaaatacaaaataaatggggattaaaaggctcaaggtgACTAACAAAGGTGATtaaaagggtaggctatttAGGATAAGTGAGCATaaatcaaataatggcctcaataaTATATAAGCATATAAATACACTGAATagtggacatatagaatggaacaaagtaAAGTCTGCAATCATAGTGAAGAAAACacataagaataaaatattatggttaaataatgtaaccatgcaattaagctcGAAAACTCACGAGTTgcgtgttctttggctcaaaaaccatatATCAGTCATGTATATCATACAAGTAAGAATAAAGAGTTTCAACTCAAATCAATGTGAATCTTTAAATggcttttataaaaataaatatattcctTGAAAATGTCGTCAATTGACCAACAtttattactatatatatatgctaAGTGGATTGTTGTGATTatgaaaaacttaaaatttctaGTTTACTCtctattttcaattaaaccaaaTTCTCATATGCTAAAAGGGTAAACTAAACTTAATAATCCATATTTTTCTATATCACAACTAATAAACTAAGAGTGCGATTCAAGCTAAATATCTAAGATATATACAGCCCAAAGTGCAAAATGTAACagagtaaaaataaataaaagtacaataaaagaaaaagtgcaAGTACTGAAAGGGAAATAAGatagaataaaataagataaagcAAAAATACAAAAGAAAGCAGAAATAGAATAAAAGGTCTAAATAGTTCACCAAAAATTCGtcagagatggcgacctccctacacttatatcatagcatcgtcctcgatgctcagTCAAGCCGAGTGTAAGGGATCATCGCCACCTGAGGGGTGTGCAGCTGCTGGCTTTGTGGGCTCTGGCAGTGTAGGAGCCTGTGGCTCTGCCTGTATAGGGGCCTGCGGCTCTACCTGTATAGGGGTGTGGGGCTCTGCCTGCTGTGTCTGATACCGTGTCTCCTCTGCTAGTGCATCCTCCTCCTGCTCATCCGCCTCCTCCTCAGAGGGCTCCGATGCTGTGTCAGGTTCGGAGGAGATGTCAGTATGTCAGGCGGGAGTGGCGAAAGGGTGAGGGGACAGTGAAGAGGGGGAAGGAAGAGAGGGGGAAGGGAGGGGCTGTCGGCGGTGGACAGTGTCGCCGGTGGTGGTATGGTGCGGTGGTGATGGTCGGGGCGGGGTTGAGAAGGGAGAGAAGGAGAATCGTTGAGAGAGGAGAGGGGAAAGAACTCGCGAGGGGGGCTAAGGTTCTCGCGTCAGGGGGTTATCAAAGTTTaaatccacgcgaacgcgtggatcacgcgtGAGCGTGGTTGAGGCAAAACTCCATCGACGCGTGCACGTCATGGACGGAACGCGTGAGACGGGATAAGTGGAGATGATGCATGCGTGTGAggcacgcgtatgcgtcgacCAGAATAGTGCTAAACGCACGAGTCCAGCGTTGTTttggcgcaactctctgttctATTTGAGGGGGCAAAAATTTGCATGCGACCCGTGCGCGTCGCACACGCCCACGCGTGATATGCTAGAATGGAATTGACTCGAACGTGtcatggacgcgtacgcatgagcCAATTTGTGCCTATAGCACACCAGCCGCATGATCCCAGCCAAACTTTCTGGTCGTTGGATGGAGACGTCGATCTGGGATGGACGCCCACGCGTGGCCTACACGCACGCGTGGTGTGCTCCCTTTTTTTAATGCaatatgcagaatgcaaaaatGCAGATGATGATGCAAACATTATGAATGAACACTAAGGAAAacagaataaaataaaattgagaaTAACACAAAACGAAATAAAACTACGACtgaaaaagaacgatcataccatggtgggttgtctcccacctagcacttttagttaaagtccttaagttggacattgggtGAGTTCCTTGTCAGGgcggcttatgcttgaactcttctAAGAATCCCCACCAACGTTTGCAATTCCAATAACCTCCgaggtcccaaactaggcacaTAAAACCTTCgagcaagttaaagcaagtgacaaggctcCATGAGTGTTGATTGTCAGAATgaattccaggatcccaaactttgcttttgcacccgtcttcgcTTTGATCTCTATTGTTTTGACCGGGTGGTGTGCAATCTGAATCCTCACTGAGGTACCCAAATAGATACCCATTCAATCGAGCCCTATACCAATCCTTGTACTTCAATTTAGAGCGTGGAACCATAtggaaccttgcaggacaactCCTATCACTAACCATCTCTcgcttactcttaaagccacaaagatCTCTAAGCTGACCATCTGTTTcgagcaaaccatattcaagtggaaaagtaaagataaaggctaaggattttacccacttgaagtttgtattgggtggtaatggccttgaGAGAGGTGTTTCTAGTGGTCtttcaagctccactcccttgtacTCGTCtgtgaattcttctacctccttgCAAACCTCTGCATCTGCAACCGCGTCTTGATCAAAGTCGTCTACTTCTTcctcatcactcaagtcataagttggaggttgagaaaagtctacctccatatcatcttcatattcacttgggaaaggttcttcaagttcaagAAATTCaattgcggatgcaagttcatcactAGGAGAACTTGATTCATGATCATCATTGCCAAGGGAATTTGCTTCTTGATCTGTTCCGTCCAATTCTTCATAAGgtatatgctttggaggttgtacaccatCCTTCTCAACATCAATTCCGATCTTATTGGAGGAATACTCTACAGCTCtagattcccatggaggttcagcatctcctaagtcttcaaccacttcttcctcttcaactaTTACGGCTTCCTTCACTTGCTTCAATACAAAGTCACGTTTCTCATGTTTCACCGGAGTTTTTgacctctccttcatgctatgctcttcatttgattccctacatgtagccatgggggcgctttgagtgctcaagcattgggaggtTAATTGATTTATTAAGTCGCCTAAGGCGGCCGCGAAATTTAGCACGTTCtatttcatctcttcttgcccttgaagaaGTACGCCAAGGGTTTCATTCGATGGAGATTGGGGTGGATACGAGGGTTCATTACttgggagaaagggttcatgatAAGAAGGTGGTTCATTTTggtaaggatatggagatggtccATTTTGATAGGGATAtcgaagtggtggttcttgggagtaattagGTTGGAGTTATGGTGattctatgtatggttcatttggTTCATAAGGTGGTGGCCATGGTGGATAAGGGTCAGGATCATATGAGGGTGTTTGGTAGTAGGGGGCTTGTGAGTTTGGTGGTTCAATCCTATGTTGAGGAGAGAggtcataggcatatggtggggcttgttggtaactacaggGGGGTCCACCATAGCTATTATcctggtatgcatcatagaatggttgTTGGTTATAGCACATTGGAtggggttgttgccaagagggttgatcaaattcttgtggctcctcccatctttgattctttcaaccttgatgcctgttctcattatagcttccattccttacAACAACATTGGAACTAAACTTAAAGCTacaggggtgagaattcatagtagctaataaaaattaataacaaaaacaaaaacaaataaacaagaaaaagcaaatatttacaataaccaataataaggcacacatttgcaaatcccgggcaatggcgccattttgacgaatgaatttctgctagtaaagaattcacaaataagttctcgttgctagtatagtttctaaacctacAGAGAATCCTTTTGTACAAAAAACTTTggttgtcacttaagcaaacccaataaaattaataaccgaagtatttaaacctcgggtcgtctctcaagaaattgcagggaggtgtagTTATTGTTGGTTATGAGATTGtatctttttgggtttttgtAAAGGTTGAACAAGgtatgtaaatgacaagaaaataaactaatgattaagaaaactcttggcaaggtataaaaactggacgtcctatcctagttatccttatcgattgtgatgagaattatctattgctcccactttgttaacccttactaaataaaggaaagtcaagtggactaattaatttgattcctcaagtcctagtcaactcctaagga
This window contains:
- the LOC130974740 gene encoding uncharacterized protein LOC130974740, giving the protein MIVSCWNISGLRGDGKLSMVKSLKKKYNLNMLGLLETKREVLTKYDIARLWGSITASWEFVESVGTARGLLLVWNDGVFKVHNSYKGERWLCVEGVLTRTNFLYAFCLVYGAHGREAKRGVWDELSYVAGLCRVPFCFLGDFNENLQVEDRKGVTRLPASSEEFKSWVHDMQLMDLPLTDKKYTWFRGRSCSWIDRVLVNIEWTEKFLDIRLKGDPRGLSDHCSLILEGTRLGGGPRPFRSLDSWFTHEGFLRMAKNERRSLGEAQFTCKLRALTVPLRQWHNDNFRDMDKRLMRFEEEITRLDNLVSDGIYDGTTEARRKVLVSFCEKWYIRKEIHWKQMSRSKHAANMDKNTRYFHNIASARRRNNRIDALMIHGRLVRNQVRIKCAIRGFYKDLYRQEYVPRIGVRDGLVKHIHRDEAEALEVMPSEEEIKEAVWDCESSKAPRSDGYNMNFIKKCWKDIGPEFIAAVLGFFQSAKLPTDVNVTWVILAPKFEGAKEVKDFRLISMVWCVYKVFLKVLVRRMRSVMPRLVGETQTAFVKGRKIHDDALIACGRFIG